One stretch of Cygnus olor isolate bCygOlo1 chromosome 1, bCygOlo1.pri.v2, whole genome shotgun sequence DNA includes these proteins:
- the SPIC gene encoding transcription factor Spi-C isoform X2 gives MNFPDQDILGQAFEDALEVLQQQSDKEMQYSQGYKNCLTLINHHSHLRASPSYSAAPSTEDPGYSWRNMINSSGDFYADETVYRMLQNTPESQVMHAAGGQPKAGKGRKKLRLFEYLHESLYDPAMANCIQWVDKPNGVFQFVSKNKEKLAELWGERKGNRKIMTYQKMARALRNYGRTGEIIKIRRKLTYQFSAVVLQRLAPAYFLGKETVYHPYIQPNQEYQCADDWINYNSYMYNNGYALQHANS, from the exons ATG AATTTTCCTGATCAAGACATACTGGGCCAGGCTTTTGAAGATGCACTAGAAGTACTGCAGCAGCAATCTGACAAAGAAATGCAGTATTCACAAG GTTATAAAAATTGCCTGACTCTGATCAACCATCACTCTCACCTCCGAGCAAGTCCCAGCTACTCTGCAGCACCATCTACAGAAGACCCAGGATATAGCTGGAGAAATATGATA AACAGTTCAGGGGATTTTTATGCAGATGAGACTGTCTACCGTATGCTGCAGAATACTCCAGAAAGCCAAGTGATGCATGCTGCTGGTGGCCAGCCAAAAGCAGGGAAAG GTAGAAAAAAACTCCGTCTGTTTGAGTACCTACACGAGTCTCTGTATGATCCAGCTATGGCAAACTGCATTCAATGGGTGGATAAGCCCAATGGTGTCTTCCAGTTTGTCTCCAAAAACAAGGAGAAACTTGCAGAGTtgtggggagaaaggaagggaaaccGCAAGATCATGACATATCAGAAAATGGCCAGAGCACTGAGGAATTATGGAAGAACAGGTGAAATAATCAAAATTCGAAGGAAGCTGACATACCAGTTCAGTGCTGTTGTTTTACAGAGACTTGCTCCAGCCTATTTCTTgggaaaagaaactgtttaTCATCCATACATTCAGCCTAATCAAGAATATCAGTGTGCAGACGACTGGATTAACTACAACAGTTACATGTATAACAATGGTTATGCATTACAGCATGCTAACAGCTAG
- the SPIC gene encoding transcription factor Spi-C isoform X1, which translates to MFLQNFPDQDILGQAFEDALEVLQQQSDKEMQYSQGYKNCLTLINHHSHLRASPSYSAAPSTEDPGYSWRNMINSSGDFYADETVYRMLQNTPESQVMHAAGGQPKAGKGRKKLRLFEYLHESLYDPAMANCIQWVDKPNGVFQFVSKNKEKLAELWGERKGNRKIMTYQKMARALRNYGRTGEIIKIRRKLTYQFSAVVLQRLAPAYFLGKETVYHPYIQPNQEYQCADDWINYNSYMYNNGYALQHANS; encoded by the exons atgttcttgcagAATTTTCCTGATCAAGACATACTGGGCCAGGCTTTTGAAGATGCACTAGAAGTACTGCAGCAGCAATCTGACAAAGAAATGCAGTATTCACAAG GTTATAAAAATTGCCTGACTCTGATCAACCATCACTCTCACCTCCGAGCAAGTCCCAGCTACTCTGCAGCACCATCTACAGAAGACCCAGGATATAGCTGGAGAAATATGATA AACAGTTCAGGGGATTTTTATGCAGATGAGACTGTCTACCGTATGCTGCAGAATACTCCAGAAAGCCAAGTGATGCATGCTGCTGGTGGCCAGCCAAAAGCAGGGAAAG GTAGAAAAAAACTCCGTCTGTTTGAGTACCTACACGAGTCTCTGTATGATCCAGCTATGGCAAACTGCATTCAATGGGTGGATAAGCCCAATGGTGTCTTCCAGTTTGTCTCCAAAAACAAGGAGAAACTTGCAGAGTtgtggggagaaaggaagggaaaccGCAAGATCATGACATATCAGAAAATGGCCAGAGCACTGAGGAATTATGGAAGAACAGGTGAAATAATCAAAATTCGAAGGAAGCTGACATACCAGTTCAGTGCTGTTGTTTTACAGAGACTTGCTCCAGCCTATTTCTTgggaaaagaaactgtttaTCATCCATACATTCAGCCTAATCAAGAATATCAGTGTGCAGACGACTGGATTAACTACAACAGTTACATGTATAACAATGGTTATGCATTACAGCATGCTAACAGCTAG